ACGGGACATTCATTACACCTCCTATCTTGTGACGTTGATTACCATACGTAGCAGAGAACTTCTCCGCCAGCTTTGGATTGACGAGCTTCTTTGTCGGTCATAACTCCCTTAGACGTGGAGATGATCGCAATACCCAAACCACCAAGTACGCGAGGTACTTCGTTGCTCTTCGTGTAAACGCGAAGACCTGGTTTGCTGATTCTTTTCAGACCTGTGATTACACGTTCGTTGTTGGAACCATATTTCAGGAATACACGAATGATCCCTTGTTTATTGTCTTCCACAAACTCTGCATCACGGATGAAGCCTTCACGCTTCAAAATGTCAGCGATTTGTTTTTTAATCGTCGAAGCAGGCATTTCTACTGTTTCGTGGCGAACCGTGTTCGCGTTACGAATACGAGTTAGCATATCTGCAATTGGATCGGACATAGTCATGTAGGATAAACCTCCTTCCCGTTTATAAACTTCTTACCAGCTTGCTTTTTTCACGCCAGGAATCTGGCCTTTATAAGCTAATTCACGGAAACAAATTCTGCAAATTTTAAACTTCTGCAGTACCGAATGTGGGCGACCACAACGTTCACAACGGGTATATGCCCGTACTTTATATTTCGGTGTACGTTGTTGTTTAACTTTCATCGAAGTTTTTGCCACTTAGCCTGACACCTCCTAAATAGTTTCGGAGAAAAGGACAACCGTCTTATTTCGCGAAAGGCATGCCCAGTTGAGCAAGCAGTTCACGGGATTCTTCGTCGGTTTTAGCAGTCGTTACGATAACGATGTCCATACCGCGAACTTTATCCACTTTGTCATACTCAATTTCAGGGAAAATGAGTTGCTCTTTCAGACCGAGCGTATAGTTACCGCGTCCGTCAAATGCTTTCGTGGACACGCCTTGAAAGTCACGTACACGTGGAAGTGTAACGTTGAACAGCTTGTCGAGGAAGTAGTACATACGCTCACCGCGCAGTGTTACCTTCACACCGATAGGCATGTTCTCACGCAGTTTGAATCCCGCGATGGATTTCTTCGCACGGGTGATAACCGGTTTTTGACCAGCAATCAGCTGCATGTCGTTCACAGCGGAATCAAGCACCTTCGAGTTAGCTACAGCGTCACCTACACCCATGTTGACGACAACCTTCTCGATTTTTGGTACTTGCATTACTGTCTTATAGCTAAACTTCTGCATCAGAGCAGGAGTTACTTCGTTCAAAAAACGTTCTTTCATTCTTGCTGCCATGATTCAAGGACCTCCTTTCTAAACCGTCTTATTTATCGATAACTTCTCCGGATCTTTTTGCTACGCGAACTTTTTTACCGTTGTCCAGTACTTTGTAACCGATACGGGTTACTTTTCCGCTCTTCGGATCAACGTGCATAACGTTCGATACATGGATCGGAGCTTCCTTCTCGATGATACCGCCTTGTGGGTTCATTTGGTTTGGCTTCTGGTGCTTCTTGATCATGTTCACACCTTCAACCAAAACACGATTTTCACGAGGGTACGCTGCGATGACACGGCCTTTTTTGCCTTTGTCTTTACCGCTGATGACGATAACAGTATCATCCTTTTTCACGTGCAGTTTGTTGCTATGGGATTCCAGATCTTTTTTCACTTTAGGCATTCGTTACACCTCCTATGACTAGCCAGTTCAACTATTTATCGGGTTCCCGAAAAGTTACGTCACTTTTTGGGGTGTTATTTAGATTACTTCCGGAGCCAAGGAAACGATTTTCATGTAGTCTCTTTCGCGAAGTTCGCGAGCAACTGGTCCGAAAATACGAGTTCCGCGTGGGCTTCTGTCGTCTTTAACAACAACAGCTGCATTCTCGTCAAATGAGATGTAGGATCCGTCTTTACGACGTACAGAACGTTTCGTACGAACGACTACCGCTCTTACTACATCACCCTTTTTGACAACGCCGCCTGGTGTTGCTTGTTTGACGGAACATACGATCAAATCACCGATTTGAGCTGTACGACGACCAGTACCACCCAATACGCGGATACACATCAGTTCCTTCGCACCGGAGTTGTCAGCAACAGCTAAACGTGTAAATGGTTGAATCATTTAAATTTCCTCCTTCCATCAAAAACTGATCATATCTTAGATGATAACCGCTTTTTCAACCACTTCTACCAATCTCCAGCGCTTGTCTTTGGAGAGAGGGCGAGTTTCCATGATTTTAACGGTATCTCCGATTTGAGCTTGATTGTTCTCATCATGCGCTTTAAATTTTTTCGTGTATTTAATGCGTTTGTGATACAAGTCATGCTTCTTATAAGTTTCAACAGCTACAACAATGGTTTTATCCATTTTATCGCTGACAACTTTACCAATTTGCACTTTACGAGCATTGCGTTCTTCGCTCATTTGTTAGCCTCCTTCCTGAATTCAGAACAGTGAGTTCCGTTTCATTAACTAATCCCAAGTTCTCTTTCACGGATAACGGTTTTAGCACGAGCTATTTCTTTGCGAACGTCACGGATCCGAGTCGGGTTGTCAAGCTGGCCTGTGGCCAATTGAAAACGGAGGTTAAAGAGTTCCTCTTTAAATCCGGCGATTTTTTGCTCGATTTCTGCAGTGGTTAAGTTGCGCAGTTCATTAGCTTTCATTTGCTTCACCACCCACTTCTTCTCGTTTCACAAACTTCGTTTTAACAGGCAGCTTGTGAGCGGCGAGACGCATCGCTTCGCGGGCGATTTCCTCGGACACGCCTCCAAGTTCAAACATGATCTTGCCTGGTTTTACAACGGCAACCCATTTCTCTACGTTACCTTTACCGCTACCCATCCGCACTTCGAGAGGCTTTTGAGTAATCGGCTTATCTGGGAAAATCTTGATCCATACTTTACCGCCACGACGAATGTAACGAGTCATCGCGATACGAGCAGCTTCGATCTGACGGTTCGTGATCCAGCCTGGTTCTGTAGCTTGCAGACCGAATTCGCCGAAGTTCAGTTCAGTTCCGCCTTTAGCTTGACCTCTCATATGGCCGCGCTGTTGTTTGCGGTGTTTTACACGTTTTGGTACCAACATGATTAGTTGCCTCCTTCCTGAGCAGCTTGTTTCTTAGCCGTAGGAAGAACCTCTCCACGATAGATCCATACTTTCACGCCGATACGGCCGTAAGTCGTATGCGCTTCTGCTGTACCATAGTCGATGTCTGCACGAAGCGTATGAAGTGGAACAGTTCCTTCACTGTAGCCTTCCGTACGAGCAATCTCGGCTCCGCCAAGACGTCCGCTGACCGATGTTTTAATCCCTTTAGCTCCAGAGCGCATAGTTCTTTGAATCGCTTGTTTCAGTGCACGACGGAAAGATACACGACGTTCCAACTGTTGTGCAATGCTTTCAGCAACAAGAATAGCGTCCAGTTCAGGGTTTTTAATTTCAGAAATGTTGATGTGAACTTTTTTACCGCCGGCAATTTTAGTCACTTGTCCGCGCAGTACTTCTACTTCGGAACCACCTTTACCGATAACCATACCAGGCTTCGCAGTGTGGATCGTCACGTTCACACGATTAGCCGCTCTCTCGATTTCGATACGAGATACAGCGGAGTCTTTCAATTTATTTTTCAGGTATTCACGGATTTTCACGTCTTCCAGCAAAAGATCACCGAAGTCTTTGCCTGCATACCATTTGGATTCCCAATCACGGATAATACCGATACGGAGTCCTACTGGATTTACCTTTTGGCCCACACGTTTTCCCTCCTTATTTTTCAGCTACCACCAAAGTAATGTGGCTGGTGCGTTTATTGATCCGGCTTGCACGTCCCATCGCACGCGGGCGGAAACGTTTCATAGTCGGTCCCTGGTTGACATAAGCTTGCGTCACAACCAATTTAGTTACATCCAAAGAGTAGTTATGCTCAGCGTTTGCGATAGCCGAGTTCAAAAGCTTCTCAACAACCGGAGATGCAGCTTTCGGAGTGTGACGAAGAATTGCGATCGCTTCGCCCACTTGCTTACCGCGGATCAAGTCAACAACGAGTTGAGCTTTACGAGGAGCAATACGAATCGATCTAGCATGTGCTTTTGCTTCCATATGTTTAACCTCCTCTCAAACAAAGAGCTTCATTAATTATCTTCTTGTTTTCTTATCATCTTCATGACCTTTGTAAGTACGAGTTGGAGCGAACTCACCCAACTTGTGTCCTACCATGTCCTCTGTTACATATACAGGTACATGTTTACGGCCATCGTATACTCCGAACGTGTGACCGATAAATTGCGGGAAAATAGTGGAGCGGCGGGACCAGGTTTTGATCACAGCCTTTTTGCTTGCGCTGTTCATGTCCTCCACTTTTTTGAGCAGATATCCGTCAATAAAAGGTCCTTTTTTCAAACTACGGCTCATATTGAAATCCTCCCTTCACCAAATTGTCTCGTTACCTTCGAGCCTGTCACGAAGTTATGCACAATCGCGCATTACTTCGTGCGGCGGCGAACGATATATTTGTCAGAAGCTTTACCTTTTTTACGTGTTTTGTAACCAAGGGTTGGTTTACCCCATGGAGACATAGGCGATTTACGTCCGATTGGAGCGCGGCCTTCACCACCACCGTGA
Above is a window of Paenibacillus sp. FSL K6-1330 DNA encoding:
- the rplE gene encoding 50S ribosomal protein L5, producing MAARMKERFLNEVTPALMQKFSYKTVMQVPKIEKVVVNMGVGDAVANSKVLDSAVNDMQLIAGQKPVITRAKKSIAGFKLRENMPIGVKVTLRGERMYYFLDKLFNVTLPRVRDFQGVSTKAFDGRGNYTLGLKEQLIFPEIEYDKVDKVRGMDIVIVTTAKTDEESRELLAQLGMPFAK
- the rpsC gene encoding 30S ribosomal protein S3; amino-acid sequence: MGQKVNPVGLRIGIIRDWESKWYAGKDFGDLLLEDVKIREYLKNKLKDSAVSRIEIERAANRVNVTIHTAKPGMVIGKGGSEVEVLRGQVTKIAGGKKVHINISEIKNPELDAILVAESIAQQLERRVSFRRALKQAIQRTMRSGAKGIKTSVSGRLGGAEIARTEGYSEGTVPLHTLRADIDYGTAEAHTTYGRIGVKVWIYRGEVLPTAKKQAAQEGGN
- the rpsQ gene encoding 30S ribosomal protein S17, whose protein sequence is MSEERNARKVQIGKVVSDKMDKTIVVAVETYKKHDLYHKRIKYTKKFKAHDENNQAQIGDTVKIMETRPLSKDKRWRLVEVVEKAVII
- the rpmC gene encoding 50S ribosomal protein L29, with translation MKANELRNLTTAEIEQKIAGFKEELFNLRFQLATGQLDNPTRIRDVRKEIARAKTVIRERELGIS
- the rplN gene encoding 50S ribosomal protein L14; this encodes MIQPFTRLAVADNSGAKELMCIRVLGGTGRRTAQIGDLIVCSVKQATPGGVVKKGDVVRAVVVRTKRSVRRKDGSYISFDENAAVVVKDDRSPRGTRIFGPVARELRERDYMKIVSLAPEVI
- the rpsH gene encoding 30S ribosomal protein S8 codes for the protein MTMSDPIADMLTRIRNANTVRHETVEMPASTIKKQIADILKREGFIRDAEFVEDNKQGIIRVFLKYGSNNERVITGLKRISKPGLRVYTKSNEVPRVLGGLGIAIISTSKGVMTDKEARQSKAGGEVLCYVW
- a CDS encoding type Z 30S ribosomal protein S14, whose product is MAKTSMKVKQQRTPKYKVRAYTRCERCGRPHSVLQKFKICRICFRELAYKGQIPGVKKASW
- the rpsS gene encoding 30S ribosomal protein S19; this encodes MSRSLKKGPFIDGYLLKKVEDMNSASKKAVIKTWSRRSTIFPQFIGHTFGVYDGRKHVPVYVTEDMVGHKLGEFAPTRTYKGHEDDKKTRR
- the rplV gene encoding 50S ribosomal protein L22; the encoded protein is MEAKAHARSIRIAPRKAQLVVDLIRGKQVGEAIAILRHTPKAASPVVEKLLNSAIANAEHNYSLDVTKLVVTQAYVNQGPTMKRFRPRAMGRASRINKRTSHITLVVAEK
- the rplP gene encoding 50S ribosomal protein L16, with amino-acid sequence MLVPKRVKHRKQQRGHMRGQAKGGTELNFGEFGLQATEPGWITNRQIEAARIAMTRYIRRGGKVWIKIFPDKPITQKPLEVRMGSGKGNVEKWVAVVKPGKIMFELGGVSEEIAREAMRLAAHKLPVKTKFVKREEVGGEANES
- the rplX gene encoding 50S ribosomal protein L24; this encodes MPKVKKDLESHSNKLHVKKDDTVIVISGKDKGKKGRVIAAYPRENRVLVEGVNMIKKHQKPNQMNPQGGIIEKEAPIHVSNVMHVDPKSGKVTRIGYKVLDNGKKVRVAKRSGEVIDK